The genomic region GTAGAAAATTATTACCAGCATTCAGAAAAAACACTTCCAGAAACTGAGGTCAGCAGTTTTTCAATTTGTAAAAAAGGGATAAAAAATGCTGTTGAGGCCATTTCATCAAATTTTGTATTTCTTGTAAAATTTGTTCAGGATTCTCAGGCGCTTTTACTTTCTTTATATGCTTCTTTTTTGGTGAGTTTTTTGCTTTTTGCAAAGTCTAGGAAAAGAAAATATGTTATAAAAACCTTACCCTTAGGATGCAGTCCGCCATTCTATATTCAGTTTCAGCGTTTGCAATACTACGCATAAACATTCCATCCATTTCTTTGTTTCGTTGATACCGGGTTTTTCGGTATGAACTCCCTTTGATTTTTATTTATCATTTTAAAAACACAGCATTATGAAATATGGAATGCTGATAATGGGATGTTTTGCGCTATCGTATTCAGTTACTTCTGCACAAACTTCAGAAAATATTCCGTTGTCACAACTTTATCAAAAGGCTGCTGCCTATCCCGGGTTACAAGCAGAAGTCTCAAGCATTAAATCTGCCGATTACGATTATAGACTCGCTAAACAAAAAATCCTACCTGACCTTAATCTGCAGGCGCAAAATACATTTGGGACTTTTGAAGGTGCTGCCGGTGCCTTTGTTCCATTGCCCGGTTTTTTTAACGTCAGTGGCGAAGGTATTAATGGAAATACCGCGGTAAACGCTATGGCCTCGGCTACGCTAAAATGGGATTTTCTTCGGTTTGGAAAATACAGGGATCAGGTTCAACTAGCTCAGGTAAACCAAGATCAGGCGCAGACGAGTTTTGATATCGAAGCGCTTAAGCTAAAACATCAGGTCACTCAAGCGTATTTTGGTTGGATTCATGGTAAAGCTATGCAAGGCTGGGCCAAGCGGGAAGCCCAGCGCAATAAAAATTTACTCCAATTATCTTCCAGTCTGGTACAATCTGGACTGGCATCTGCTGCCGATTCCTTAATTGCATCGACAAGCCTGAAGCAAGCCGTCGCTCTACAGAAAAAATGGGAAGGACAAACCAACCGTTTTCAAAATCAGCTTTTGGAATATACCGGCACTGAGGTAATGAATGAAAATGTCCCACAGCCATTCTTTTCGATCAAGAAAGCTGAAATAAACGATTCAGCCCTTAGCCACCCATTAATAAC from Zunongwangia profunda SM-A87 harbors:
- a CDS encoding TolC family protein encodes the protein MKYGMLIMGCFALSYSVTSAQTSENIPLSQLYQKAAAYPGLQAEVSSIKSADYDYRLAKQKILPDLNLQAQNTFGTFEGAAGAFVPLPGFFNVSGEGINGNTAVNAMASATLKWDFLRFGKYRDQVQLAQVNQDQAQTSFDIEALKLKHQVTQAYFGWIHGKAMQGWAKREAQRNKNLLQLSSSLVQSGLASAADSLIASTSLKQAVALQKKWEGQTNRFQNQLLEYTGTEVMNENVPQPFFSIKKAEINDSALSHPLITAKEQQDKALKVREKMVNHQVLPDVSLLAGGLARGVGFGDDSQAFQDSYELPISNYLVGVGLTWDLSQWYSKGLKTRKVQQEQERVSQEKEVVERSLNEQQNSLQFHIEKSKEEIQEAEGAYRSASESYRLFKVRYESGLINLTTLLQIQQTLQFTEKARIQAYYDYWQYWNNYAYTQADFSVLTTVFN